Proteins encoded in a region of the Isosphaeraceae bacterium EP7 genome:
- a CDS encoding ABC transporter ATP-binding protein codes for MDFTNASRPIVKLVNIKKTYVMGHGPKKGGFFGGKRGPDQRVTVHALRGVDVDIFPGEYVAIMGTSGSGKSTMLNLLGCLDRPSSGQYLLGDRDVAQLSDDELSEVRSRYIGFIFQSYNLIQQYTVVENIQLPLTYQGGGEISEAQQVRTEELAKLVGLHERLDHRPTQLSGGQQQRVAIARSLINDPYIILADEATGNLDTQTSYEIMDMLGKLNDAGKTIIMVTHEDDIAEHAKRIIRMRDGQIYDDGPSPRMLQGTGPASRAVAAH; via the coding sequence ATGGATTTCACCAACGCGTCCCGGCCCATCGTCAAGCTGGTCAACATCAAGAAGACCTATGTGATGGGCCACGGGCCGAAGAAGGGCGGCTTCTTCGGCGGCAAGCGGGGCCCCGACCAGCGCGTGACCGTGCACGCGCTTCGGGGGGTCGATGTCGACATCTTCCCGGGCGAGTACGTGGCCATCATGGGCACGTCCGGCTCGGGCAAGAGCACGATGCTCAACCTGCTCGGCTGCCTGGACCGCCCTTCCAGCGGCCAGTACCTGCTGGGCGACCGCGACGTGGCCCAGCTCTCCGACGACGAGCTGTCCGAGGTGCGCAGCCGCTACATCGGATTCATCTTCCAGTCGTACAACCTGATCCAGCAATACACCGTCGTGGAGAACATCCAGCTCCCCCTGACGTATCAGGGGGGGGGCGAGATCTCCGAGGCGCAGCAGGTACGCACCGAGGAGCTGGCCAAGCTGGTCGGGCTTCACGAGCGGCTCGACCACAGGCCAACCCAGCTCTCCGGCGGCCAGCAGCAGCGTGTGGCCATCGCCCGGTCGCTCATCAACGACCCCTATATCATCCTGGCCGACGAGGCGACGGGCAACCTCGACACCCAGACCAGCTACGAGATCATGGACATGCTCGGCAAGCTCAACGACGCGGGCAAGACCATCATCATGGTCACCCACGAAGACGATATCGCCGAGCATGCCAAGCGCATCATCCGGATGCGCGACGGCCAGATCTACGACGACGGCCCCAGCCCCCGGATGCTCCAGGGGACCGGGCCGGCATCGCGGGCCGTCGCCGCCCACTGA
- a CDS encoding efflux RND transporter periplasmic adaptor subunit — MNFSLQSQPSPGAATPPPAAANLPEATRRPPPRKGRPLVKALVLLLGVAGLAVGALAYGIPGAGRPFNNLFAASATNIPLWEVKVANLPITISDKGSLESSDNKDAFCEVEGQAQIIKILPEGTRVKKGDLVVELDSSSLRDQLSTQKINTQQAESSYRQATLTREVAETAVIEYKEGTFKQDQDTAKGEIALANSELTRAEDRLAWSDRMVGVGYVSKAQNTADRLSLEKAKFTLEQSMTKLDVLQKYTQKKTIKELEAEVEKAKTDEKAKEATLELEVIKEKKLTRQIEKCMILAPGDGLIVYANDPNRFGGNNQPQIEEGATVRERQKLFSLPDVSKMRVNTKVHESMIDKISTGLRALVRVDAFPGDELKGRVASVAPLPDPNSFFSSDIKVYTTQIQIENGPPGIRPGMTAQVQILVTELVDVLSIPVTGVLPFKGKNFAYVRLPQQQGFDRREITLGLTNDKLIEIKTGLKAGDMVVLNPSTLLSEDEKREAASATNKAGTKKDWGADGKGAPGIGGPGTPGVPGAPDAGGPGGEPKAKGKAKGARKGAGGGMAAFGQKFQNISADDRAKMKDASPEDRKAILLKAGFTEEELQQMEQMRRDGGGAGPGGPGGGGPGGPS; from the coding sequence GTGAACTTTTCCCTCCAAAGCCAGCCGTCCCCGGGGGCGGCGACGCCCCCGCCGGCGGCGGCCAACCTGCCGGAGGCAACCCGCCGGCCGCCGCCGCGGAAGGGCCGCCCGCTCGTTAAAGCCCTGGTGCTGCTCCTGGGCGTCGCCGGCCTCGCCGTCGGCGCCCTCGCCTACGGGATCCCCGGGGCCGGTCGGCCGTTCAATAACCTCTTCGCAGCCTCGGCCACCAACATCCCGCTCTGGGAGGTCAAGGTTGCCAACCTCCCCATCACCATCTCGGACAAGGGGAGCCTGGAGAGCTCGGACAACAAGGACGCCTTCTGCGAGGTCGAGGGCCAGGCCCAGATCATCAAGATCTTGCCCGAAGGCACCCGAGTGAAGAAGGGCGACCTGGTCGTCGAACTCGACAGCTCCTCGCTCCGCGACCAGCTCAGCACCCAGAAGATCAACACCCAGCAGGCCGAGTCGTCCTACCGGCAGGCGACGCTCACCCGCGAGGTCGCCGAGACCGCGGTCATCGAGTACAAAGAAGGCACCTTCAAGCAGGACCAGGACACGGCCAAGGGCGAGATCGCCCTGGCCAATAGCGAGCTGACTCGCGCCGAGGACCGCCTGGCATGGTCCGACCGCATGGTCGGCGTCGGCTACGTCTCCAAGGCGCAGAACACCGCCGACCGCCTGTCCCTGGAGAAGGCCAAGTTCACCCTCGAGCAGTCGATGACCAAGCTCGACGTGCTCCAGAAGTACACCCAGAAGAAGACGATCAAGGAGCTCGAGGCCGAGGTCGAGAAGGCCAAGACCGACGAGAAGGCCAAGGAAGCCACGCTCGAGCTGGAGGTCATCAAGGAAAAGAAGCTGACCCGCCAGATCGAGAAGTGCATGATCCTGGCCCCGGGCGACGGGCTGATCGTCTACGCCAATGACCCCAACCGGTTCGGCGGCAACAACCAGCCGCAGATCGAGGAAGGGGCCACCGTCCGCGAGCGGCAGAAGCTCTTCAGCCTGCCAGACGTCAGCAAGATGCGCGTGAACACCAAGGTCCACGAGTCGATGATCGACAAGATCTCGACCGGCCTTCGCGCCCTGGTCCGGGTCGACGCCTTCCCCGGAGACGAGCTGAAAGGTCGCGTCGCCAGCGTGGCCCCGCTGCCCGACCCCAACAGCTTCTTCAGCTCCGACATCAAGGTCTACACCACCCAGATCCAGATCGAGAACGGCCCCCCGGGCATCCGCCCCGGCATGACCGCCCAGGTGCAGATCCTGGTCACCGAGCTGGTGGACGTCCTGAGCATCCCGGTGACGGGGGTCCTGCCGTTCAAGGGGAAGAACTTCGCCTATGTCCGCCTGCCGCAGCAGCAGGGCTTCGACCGCCGCGAGATCACCCTGGGCCTGACCAATGACAAGCTCATCGAGATCAAGACCGGCCTGAAGGCGGGCGACATGGTCGTCCTCAACCCCTCCACGCTGCTCTCCGAGGACGAGAAGCGCGAGGCCGCCTCGGCCACCAACAAGGCCGGCACCAAGAAAGACTGGGGAGCGGACGGCAAGGGAGCGCCCGGCATCGGCGGACCCGGCACGCCCGGCGTCCCGGGGGCACCCGACGCTGGCGGACCCGGCGGTGAGCCCAAAGCCAAGGGCAAGGCCAAGGGGGCCCGCAAGGGGGCCGGCGGCGGGATGGCCGCCTTCGGCCAGAAGTTCCAGAATATTAGCGCGGACGACCGCGCCAAGATGAAGGACGCCAGCCCCGAGGACCGCAAGGCCATCCTGCTGAAGGCCGGCTTCACCGAGGAAGAGCTCCAGCAGATGGAGCAGATGCGTCGCGACGGCGGCGGAGCAGGTCCGGGCGGACCCGGCGGCGGCGGCCCCGGAGGTCCTTCGTAA
- a CDS encoding ABC transporter permease: MRRILKSLGLGLKSLLLHKLRSGLTVLGIVFGVAAVISMLAVGEGSSRDAQERIAALGATNIIFRSIKPTEESQASGGRPSRILNYGLKYDDYERAMATVPTIKRALPIREIRKQIRYLNRFLDGSVVGTTSDYLEFNRLEIDKGRFLTESDNEKYQNYAVLASDTAKTLFPFEDPIRKSVKLGGDYYTVVGVTRARVASAATGGGMSGKDYNKDVYIPINTCKLRFGERIMDNRSGSMSVEETQLSQITFQVATTEDVSPTAPLIEAAILGGQGLNADKPFHPKKDVTMTVPFELLEEARRTARQFSIILGTIASISLLVGGIGIMNIMLATVTERTREIGIRRALGAKRRDIVQQFLIETIVLSGVGGILGVMIGFLIPFLIRWFLPDQKTIVTTSSVLLAFGISVGIGILFGIYPARRAAMMDPIDALRHE, encoded by the coding sequence ATGCGACGAATCCTCAAGAGCCTCGGCCTGGGCCTCAAGAGCCTCCTGCTGCACAAGCTGCGATCGGGCCTGACGGTCCTGGGCATCGTCTTCGGCGTCGCGGCGGTCATCTCGATGCTCGCCGTCGGCGAAGGGTCCAGCCGCGACGCGCAGGAGCGCATCGCCGCGCTGGGCGCCACGAATATCATCTTCCGCTCGATCAAGCCGACCGAGGAGAGCCAGGCCAGCGGCGGTCGGCCCTCGCGCATCCTCAACTATGGCCTGAAGTACGACGATTACGAGCGGGCCATGGCCACCGTCCCGACCATCAAGCGGGCCCTGCCGATCCGCGAGATCCGCAAGCAGATCCGCTACCTCAACCGATTCCTCGACGGCAGTGTCGTCGGCACCACGTCCGACTACCTCGAGTTCAACCGCCTGGAGATCGACAAGGGGCGGTTCCTCACCGAGAGCGACAACGAGAAGTACCAGAACTACGCGGTGCTCGCCTCCGACACGGCCAAGACCCTTTTCCCGTTCGAAGACCCGATCCGCAAGAGCGTCAAGCTTGGCGGCGACTACTACACCGTCGTCGGCGTGACCCGCGCCCGGGTCGCCTCGGCGGCCACCGGCGGCGGCATGTCGGGCAAGGACTACAACAAGGACGTCTACATCCCGATCAACACGTGCAAGCTCCGCTTCGGCGAGCGGATCATGGATAACCGCTCCGGGTCGATGTCGGTCGAGGAGACGCAGCTCTCGCAGATCACCTTCCAGGTCGCCACGACCGAGGACGTCAGCCCCACCGCCCCGCTCATCGAGGCGGCCATCCTGGGGGGGCAGGGCCTGAATGCCGACAAGCCGTTCCATCCCAAGAAGGACGTCACCATGACCGTCCCCTTCGAACTGCTGGAGGAGGCCAGGCGCACCGCCAGGCAGTTCAGCATCATCCTGGGGACGATTGCCAGCATCTCGCTGCTTGTCGGCGGCATTGGCATCATGAATATCATGCTCGCCACGGTGACGGAACGGACCCGCGAGATCGGCATCCGCCGCGCCCTGGGGGCCAAACGCCGGGACATCGTCCAGCAGTTCCTCATCGAGACGATCGTGCTCTCCGGCGTCGGCGGCATCCTGGGGGTCATGATCGGCTTCCTGATCCCGTTCCTGATCCGCTGGTTCCTGCCCGACCAGAAGACGATCGTGACGACCAGCTCGGTGCTCCTGGCCTTCGGGATCTCCGTCGGCATCGGCATCCTGTTCGGGATCTATCCCGCCCGTCGCGCGGCGATGATGGACCCGATCGACGCCCTGCGTCACGAGTGA
- a CDS encoding NUDIX domain-containing protein yields the protein MTLIQERSAGVIPFRREPERGLLYLVLHSATVRNPRAKWEFPKGGMEAGETQRETAAREFSEETSLALWDFVEGFERSLSYTYVRRGRKVLKTVTYFLVEVSDPGPPTRSIEHVEDPFGHWYYWGTFDQVTHLLYHAKIRQVFAEADAWLRGVAPAHPGQDTAATEPPEHLGA from the coding sequence ATGACGCTCATCCAGGAACGATCCGCCGGCGTCATTCCCTTCCGCCGAGAGCCCGAGCGGGGCCTGCTCTACCTGGTCCTCCACTCGGCCACGGTCCGGAACCCGCGCGCCAAGTGGGAATTCCCCAAAGGGGGGATGGAAGCCGGCGAGACCCAGCGCGAGACCGCCGCACGCGAGTTCTCCGAAGAGACGAGCCTGGCCCTCTGGGACTTCGTCGAAGGGTTCGAGCGCAGCCTTTCCTACACCTACGTCCGCCGCGGCCGCAAGGTGCTCAAGACCGTCACGTATTTCCTCGTCGAGGTCAGCGATCCCGGGCCCCCGACCCGGTCAATCGAGCATGTCGAAGACCCGTTCGGGCACTGGTATTACTGGGGTACCTTCGATCAGGTCACTCACCTGCTGTACCACGCCAAGATCCGACAGGTCTTCGCCGAGGCCGATGCCTGGCTCCGAGGGGTCGCCCCGGCCCATCCAGGCCAGGATACTGCGGCCACCGAGCCCCCCGAACACCTGGGAGCTTAG
- the greA gene encoding transcription elongation factor GreA: MSSDRIPMTKEGYEKLKAQLDVMKNDDMSRIAEQIALARGFGDLSENAEFDAAVEAQGMLQARINVRQDELARAMIVDKSTLPTDRVVFGSRVRVLDLGLNEAEEFILVGPGEEDYDLNKILLTSPIGQGLVGKKIGEIVEIAIPKGSLRLKIVEILPE; this comes from the coding sequence ATGTCCAGCGATCGCATCCCGATGACGAAGGAAGGGTACGAGAAGCTCAAGGCCCAGCTCGACGTGATGAAGAACGACGATATGTCTCGCATCGCCGAGCAGATCGCGCTGGCCCGAGGCTTCGGAGACCTCTCCGAGAATGCAGAGTTTGACGCCGCAGTCGAGGCCCAGGGGATGCTCCAGGCCCGCATCAACGTGCGGCAGGATGAGCTCGCCCGCGCCATGATCGTCGACAAGTCGACGCTCCCCACCGACCGGGTCGTCTTCGGCTCCAGGGTCCGGGTCCTCGACCTCGGCCTCAATGAAGCGGAAGAATTCATCCTCGTCGGCCCCGGCGAGGAAGACTACGACCTGAACAAGATCCTGCTGACCTCCCCCATCGGTCAGGGACTCGTCGGCAAGAAGATCGGCGAGATCGTCGAGATCGCCATCCCCAAGGGGAGCCTCCGGCTGAAGATCGTCGAGATCCTTCCCGAGTGA
- a CDS encoding biotin/lipoyl-containing protein, which produces MRLEAVILPDLGTGPDEPIVVSSWFACRGDVIFEGDRLVEVLVGPATFDVHAPRSGRLAEIRGLEDDRVEPGSILGFMAVGDDVDLDSDGEPPRRGHHAP; this is translated from the coding sequence ATGCGTTTGGAGGCAGTGATCCTGCCCGACCTGGGGACCGGTCCGGACGAGCCGATCGTCGTCAGTTCCTGGTTCGCCTGCCGGGGAGACGTCATTTTCGAAGGCGATCGCCTGGTCGAGGTCCTCGTCGGTCCGGCCACGTTCGACGTCCACGCGCCCCGCTCGGGACGCCTGGCCGAGATCCGCGGGCTGGAAGACGACCGGGTCGAGCCCGGCTCCATCCTCGGCTTCATGGCCGTTGGCGACGATGTTGACCTCGATTCCGACGGCGAGCCGCCGAGAAGGGGCCATCACGCCCCATGA
- a CDS encoding RluA family pseudouridine synthase, giving the protein MTDEPGPDPAEPAAQVVFPLFEMPPVLFEDAHCLAVSKPAGLLTQGPAGRQSLVDLVRAYLRPDDPSAAYLGTVHRLDKPVSGVILWAKTPMAARRLASQFEARRVVKEYWAIAEGESKDSFGVWEDWLGPPDPNNIAHVLAEGEPGARRAITRFERAMGPRPGNGLTRLVLKPETGRSHQLRVQCSSHGLPIMGDVAYGSTRTLPGRIALHARSLTVEHPILRRPLTILAPAPQYWAG; this is encoded by the coding sequence ATGACCGACGAGCCGGGCCCCGATCCCGCCGAGCCGGCAGCGCAGGTGGTCTTCCCCCTTTTCGAGATGCCGCCGGTCCTGTTCGAGGACGCGCACTGCCTGGCGGTCTCGAAGCCGGCGGGCCTGCTGACCCAGGGGCCTGCGGGCCGGCAATCGCTGGTTGACCTCGTCCGGGCCTACCTGCGCCCCGATGACCCTTCGGCGGCCTACCTGGGCACCGTGCATCGGCTCGACAAGCCGGTTTCGGGGGTCATCCTCTGGGCCAAGACCCCGATGGCCGCCCGCAGGCTTGCCAGCCAGTTCGAGGCCAGGCGGGTGGTCAAGGAGTACTGGGCGATTGCCGAGGGGGAGTCGAAAGATTCATTCGGTGTCTGGGAAGACTGGCTGGGCCCGCCCGACCCGAACAATATTGCCCATGTCCTGGCCGAGGGGGAGCCGGGAGCCAGGCGGGCGATCACCCGGTTCGAGCGTGCCATGGGGCCGAGGCCGGGTAACGGCCTGACCCGGCTTGTGCTGAAGCCCGAGACGGGCCGGTCGCACCAGCTCCGGGTCCAGTGCTCATCGCACGGGCTGCCGATCATGGGCGATGTGGCATACGGCTCCACGCGGACGTTGCCGGGCCGCATCGCGCTTCACGCACGCTCGCTGACGGTCGAGCATCCGATCCTGCGCCGGCCGCTCACGATCCTGGCGCCGGCGCCCCAGTACTGGGCCGGGTAG
- a CDS encoding redoxin domain-containing protein, whose amino-acid sequence MGQIPTNRPGAMSPRAFALSIVLIGAFSVAVVAEDGPEPPPGSTASRMVGQRAPNFTLRDVTTDGQLSLYGYRGSKAVVLVFTGVECPVGNAYLPRLDELNRAYASRKVRFLAINSNASESAERVAAHAKEFGVGFPVLKDPGNIVADSLLAERTCEVLLMDGSAKLVYRGAIDDQYTQTSRKPKPSEEFLVAAIEDVLAGRKVRVSSTEVAGCPIERVAPRVASTRTLVRPASAEILQGLKETGEDAEVEVGKVTYAGEVATIIQDRCQSCHRPGQVGPFTLNNYDDARRWAASIREVVDDRRMPPWHADPRYGHFSNDRRLSARERSTLIAWVDQGAPLGDAAKVPAPRTYPEGWTIGTPDLVFQIPEDYQVAAQGALPYVRFRVPTNFKEDVWVQAAEAVPGARSVVHHIIVYVDDPKGQKLHFCGYAPGDMPSRFPEGIAKKIPAGSDLVFEIHYTPNGKRQVDRSKVGFVLAKGTVRHEARIIGIAQDKFLIPPDAANHPVTSTHTLDKPVRLLSFMPHMHLRGKSFKYSLTTGGETKTLLSVPAYDFAWQSYYTLSEPMDLPAGSRIDCEAHYDNSAGNPANPDRKRAVHWGDQTFDEMMIGYVDYVDAEPIEIEIGPGGHPIVAPKVSATAIEGVR is encoded by the coding sequence ATGGGTCAAATTCCCACGAACAGACCCGGCGCGATGTCGCCCCGGGCCTTTGCCCTGTCCATCGTGCTGATCGGTGCCTTTTCGGTCGCTGTCGTGGCCGAGGATGGGCCCGAGCCCCCCCCTGGTTCGACCGCCTCGAGGATGGTCGGGCAGCGGGCTCCGAATTTCACGCTACGGGACGTCACGACCGATGGCCAGCTTTCCCTCTACGGATACAGGGGGAGCAAGGCCGTCGTCCTGGTGTTCACCGGGGTCGAGTGCCCCGTCGGCAATGCTTATCTGCCAAGGCTCGACGAGTTGAATCGAGCTTACGCAAGCCGCAAGGTCCGGTTCCTGGCGATCAATTCCAACGCCTCGGAGTCGGCTGAGAGAGTGGCGGCCCATGCCAAGGAGTTCGGCGTCGGGTTCCCGGTGCTGAAGGACCCGGGCAACATTGTCGCCGACTCGCTGCTGGCCGAACGGACCTGCGAGGTCCTTCTGATGGATGGATCGGCGAAGCTCGTCTATCGCGGGGCCATCGACGACCAGTACACCCAGACCAGCCGGAAGCCCAAGCCTTCGGAGGAGTTTCTGGTCGCCGCCATCGAAGATGTGCTGGCCGGCCGTAAGGTCAGGGTATCCTCGACCGAGGTGGCCGGCTGCCCGATCGAGCGGGTCGCCCCCCGGGTCGCCTCAACCCGGACGCTGGTCCGCCCCGCCTCCGCCGAGATCCTCCAGGGCCTGAAGGAAACCGGCGAAGATGCCGAGGTCGAGGTCGGGAAGGTGACGTACGCGGGCGAGGTGGCGACGATCATCCAGGATCGCTGCCAGTCGTGCCATCGCCCTGGCCAGGTCGGCCCTTTCACGCTGAACAACTACGACGACGCCAGGCGCTGGGCCGCGTCGATCCGGGAGGTCGTCGACGACCGGCGCATGCCCCCCTGGCATGCCGACCCGCGTTACGGCCACTTCTCCAACGACCGCCGGCTCAGCGCACGCGAGCGGTCGACCCTGATCGCCTGGGTCGACCAGGGGGCGCCGCTGGGAGACGCCGCCAAGGTGCCGGCCCCGCGCACGTACCCCGAGGGCTGGACGATCGGCACGCCCGACCTCGTCTTCCAGATTCCCGAAGATTATCAGGTTGCGGCGCAGGGGGCCCTTCCCTACGTCCGGTTCCGGGTGCCGACGAATTTCAAGGAAGACGTCTGGGTCCAGGCTGCCGAGGCCGTCCCCGGGGCCCGATCGGTGGTCCACCACATCATCGTCTATGTAGACGACCCCAAGGGCCAGAAGCTCCACTTCTGCGGCTACGCCCCGGGCGACATGCCGTCGAGATTTCCGGAGGGGATCGCCAAGAAGATTCCGGCCGGCTCCGACTTGGTCTTCGAGATTCATTACACCCCCAACGGCAAGCGTCAGGTCGACCGGTCGAAAGTCGGGTTTGTCCTGGCGAAAGGGACTGTCAGGCACGAGGCCAGGATCATTGGCATCGCCCAGGATAAATTCCTGATACCGCCCGATGCGGCGAATCATCCGGTGACCTCGACGCATACGCTCGACAAGCCGGTGAGGCTCCTCAGCTTCATGCCGCACATGCACTTGCGCGGCAAGAGCTTCAAGTATTCGCTGACCACCGGCGGAGAGACGAAAACCCTGCTGAGCGTGCCGGCCTATGACTTCGCCTGGCAGAGCTATTACACCCTGTCCGAGCCGATGGATTTGCCGGCCGGATCCCGAATCGACTGCGAGGCCCACTACGACAACTCGGCCGGAAACCCCGCCAACCCCGACCGCAAGCGTGCGGTGCACTGGGGTGACCAGACCTTCGACGAGATGATGATCGGCTACGTCGATTATGTGGACGCCGAGCCGATCGAGATCGAGATCGGGCCGGGGGGCCACCCGATCGTGGCCCCGAAGGTGTCGGCGACGGCGATCGAAGGCGTTCGCTGA
- a CDS encoding efflux RND transporter periplasmic adaptor subunit, which produces MSIEAAPLPGPSELPPPIARVVIPPPKSRGISRLMLVPLTVLLLLAGAAGLRAWETGVSLNRMLGTQVAALETLAIDRGEMQMLVVETGTLESSNNETVKCRVEALIGTVGGTTTQQGGNRTNNSGGAAGTVPATTTTKSASGATKGMTKAGSATAKAGSGGATKAGASASSAGASGGSSFGSDASGGGTAVKRPTIRSFTMTVPTHVGLRANQARQTSNSQTNGQGQAGAAGGGGGGRSGGSRGGGGGGGGGGGGMGDEKQGATRIISILPEGTHVKAGDIVCELDSASFRDAVQAQEIKVAQSEAWVNQARSILEVNEINLQEYRDGVFPQDTQLIRQYLTTCQVEYDRAKQNVAWSLEASAKGMRSKSLVRADKQGLEQAEIALREAEGMDGRLQKYTNIRLIKALEAKIQASKSDMLAQQSAYDIDLNRLERLKKTVDNCTMRAPRDGVVVYAASTNPWGRKEGQEIQEGVTVREGQAIFNLPDPSRMRVRARINESKVAQIQTGQRASIQIDAFPDRPLMGVVGEITQIPAPANGPFSDTRIYYANVEIDGGVFEGLRPGLSAEVTFLVDARKEATRVPLEAVRWISNVPYAAIASNDGRGGSWTWNRLELGVSNSSFAEVVSGLKDGQRVVAHPENLPAPVPAKADRAIARSTSPAAG; this is translated from the coding sequence ATGTCCATCGAAGCCGCACCCCTGCCAGGTCCCAGCGAGTTGCCCCCGCCCATCGCTCGGGTCGTCATCCCGCCGCCGAAATCCCGCGGGATTTCCAGGCTCATGCTCGTGCCGCTGACGGTGCTACTGCTCCTCGCCGGTGCCGCGGGCTTGCGGGCCTGGGAGACCGGCGTGAGCCTGAATCGGATGCTGGGGACTCAGGTGGCGGCGCTCGAGACGCTCGCCATCGATCGGGGCGAGATGCAGATGCTGGTCGTCGAGACCGGCACCCTGGAAAGCTCGAATAACGAGACGGTCAAGTGCCGTGTCGAGGCCCTGATCGGGACCGTCGGCGGGACGACGACCCAGCAGGGGGGCAACCGTACCAACAACAGCGGCGGCGCGGCGGGAACCGTCCCCGCGACCACGACCACCAAGTCGGCCTCCGGCGCGACGAAGGGGATGACCAAGGCGGGCTCCGCAACAGCCAAGGCGGGGTCCGGCGGGGCGACAAAGGCAGGGGCGTCGGCCTCATCCGCCGGTGCGAGTGGGGGGTCATCGTTCGGCTCGGACGCCTCGGGTGGGGGGACCGCTGTGAAGCGACCGACGATTCGCAGCTTCACGATGACCGTCCCGACGCACGTCGGACTGCGTGCGAATCAGGCCCGGCAAACTTCCAACTCGCAGACGAACGGACAGGGACAGGCGGGCGCAGCCGGGGGCGGGGGTGGGGGACGGAGCGGAGGCAGCCGGGGTGGTGGAGGCGGCGGCGGAGGTGGAGGCGGCGGGATGGGCGATGAGAAGCAGGGGGCGACCCGCATCATCTCCATCTTGCCCGAAGGGACGCACGTCAAAGCCGGCGACATCGTCTGCGAACTCGACAGCGCCAGCTTCCGCGACGCGGTCCAGGCCCAGGAAATCAAGGTGGCCCAGTCCGAGGCATGGGTTAACCAGGCCAGGTCAATTCTCGAAGTCAATGAGATTAACCTGCAAGAGTATCGCGACGGCGTTTTCCCCCAGGACACCCAGCTCATCCGCCAGTACCTCACCACCTGCCAGGTGGAATACGACCGTGCAAAACAAAACGTCGCCTGGTCGCTCGAGGCCTCAGCCAAGGGGATGCGATCGAAGTCGCTGGTGCGGGCCGACAAGCAGGGCCTGGAGCAGGCCGAGATCGCCTTGCGTGAGGCCGAAGGGATGGACGGTCGCCTCCAGAAATACACCAATATCCGGCTGATCAAGGCGTTGGAAGCCAAGATTCAGGCCAGCAAGTCTGACATGCTGGCCCAACAATCGGCCTACGATATCGACCTGAACCGGCTGGAGCGGCTCAAGAAGACCGTGGACAACTGCACGATGAGGGCCCCCCGCGACGGCGTGGTCGTCTACGCCGCCTCGACGAACCCCTGGGGGCGCAAGGAAGGCCAGGAGATCCAGGAAGGGGTCACAGTCCGCGAGGGGCAGGCGATCTTTAACCTACCCGACCCGTCGCGCATGCGAGTCCGCGCCCGGATCAACGAGTCGAAGGTCGCCCAGATCCAGACCGGGCAGCGAGCATCCATCCAGATTGATGCCTTCCCCGATCGGCCGCTGATGGGTGTCGTCGGCGAGATCACCCAGATCCCTGCGCCGGCCAACGGCCCCTTCTCCGATACCCGAATCTATTACGCCAACGTCGAGATCGACGGCGGCGTCTTCGAGGGGCTGAGGCCGGGCCTCAGCGCGGAGGTCACCTTCCTGGTCGACGCTCGCAAGGAAGCCACCCGCGTCCCCCTGGAAGCGGTCCGCTGGATCTCCAATGTCCCCTACGCGGCGATCGCCTCGAACGACGGCCGGGGCGGTTCCTGGACCTGGAATCGCCTGGAACTGGGCGTTTCCAACTCATCGTTCGCCGAGGTGGTCTCGGGGCTGAAGGACGGCCAGCGTGTCGTCGCCCATCCCGAGAACCTGCCCGCCCCGGTTCCCGCGAAGGCCGACCGCGCGATCGCCCGCTCGACGTCGCCCGCGGCCGGCTGA